A genomic window from Gammaproteobacteria bacterium includes:
- the dusB gene encoding tRNA dihydrouridine synthase DusB gives MQIGPYTLSNQLILAPMAGVTDRPFRQLCKKLGAGMAVSEMVASNSLLWGSEKTKRRANHDGESDPRSVQIMGADPQMMAEAARYNADNGAQLIDINMGCPAKKVCNVAAGSALLQDETLVARILDAVVGAVDIPVTLKIRTGWDTSNRNGVAIARIAESAGIQSLAVHGRTRACAYKGEAEYETIAAIKAAINIPVVANGDIDTPEKARRVLDYTGADAVMIGRAAQGRPWIFREIDHYLQTGEKLPEPSLTEVRDILLEHLQNLYAFYGEHTGVRMARKHISWYSKGQRHGGAFRQAVNRVETVEQQLQITKDFFEDLLVREELAA, from the coding sequence ATGCAGATCGGTCCCTATACACTCAGTAACCAGCTCATCCTCGCGCCCATGGCGGGCGTCACCGATCGCCCCTTTCGGCAACTGTGCAAAAAACTGGGCGCGGGCATGGCCGTGTCCGAGATGGTGGCCTCCAATTCCCTGTTGTGGGGCTCGGAGAAGACCAAACGCCGCGCCAATCATGACGGCGAATCCGATCCGCGTTCGGTACAGATCATGGGCGCCGACCCGCAGATGATGGCCGAGGCGGCCCGCTATAACGCCGACAACGGCGCCCAGCTAATCGACATCAACATGGGCTGCCCGGCGAAGAAGGTCTGTAATGTGGCGGCCGGTTCGGCGCTGCTGCAAGATGAAACACTGGTGGCCAGAATCCTCGACGCCGTGGTCGGCGCGGTGGACATTCCCGTCACCCTCAAAATTCGTACCGGCTGGGATACCAGCAATCGCAACGGTGTGGCGATTGCCCGCATCGCCGAGAGTGCCGGCATCCAGTCCCTGGCCGTGCACGGGCGGACTCGCGCCTGTGCCTACAAGGGCGAGGCCGAGTACGAGACCATCGCCGCCATCAAGGCGGCGATCAACATTCCGGTGGTCGCCAATGGCGACATCGACACGCCGGAAAAGGCAAGACGGGTGTTAGACTACACCGGGGCAGATGCAGTGATGATCGGCCGCGCGGCCCAGGGGCGTCCCTGGATCTTCCGTGAGATCGATCACTACCTGCAAACAGGGGAAAAACTGCCGGAACCCTCGCTGACCGAGGTACGCGATATCCTGCTCGAACATCTGCAAAACCTGTATGCGTTTTATGGGGAGCACACAGGGGTGCGTATGGCGCGCAAACATATCTCCTGGTACAGCAAGGGGCAACGGCACGGCGGGGCATTTCGCCAGGCGGTCAATCGGGTTGAGACCGTAGAACAACAATTACAAATCACCAAAGACTTTTTTGAGGACCTGTTGGTTCGGGAGGAACTAGCCGCATGA
- the fis gene encoding DNA-binding transcriptional regulator Fis, which yields MTIHFQSIDSAVGAIGDHREEEQNVPLSGHIKSMLEGYFNDLDGHPPADLYQMVLQEIEQPLLESVLHYTRGNQSKAAMVLGLNRGTLRKKLKQYDLN from the coding sequence ATGACTATTCATTTTCAAAGCATCGACTCCGCCGTAGGGGCAATCGGCGACCACCGGGAAGAGGAGCAGAATGTCCCGTTAAGTGGCCACATCAAATCCATGCTAGAGGGTTATTTCAACGACCTCGACGGGCATCCGCCCGCCGACCTGTACCAGATGGTGCTGCAGGAGATCGAACAACCCCTGCTGGAAAGCGTGCTGCATTACACCCGCGGTAACCAGAGCAAAGCGGCGATGGTGCTGGGGCTCAACCGCGGCACCCTGCGCAAAAAACTCAAGCAATACGACCTTAACTAG
- the purH gene encoding bifunctional phosphoribosylaminoimidazolecarboxamide formyltransferase/IMP cyclohydrolase, producing the protein MTAIKRALISVSDKTGIVEFARELRALGVEILSTGGTASLLADNDVDVIEVSDYTGFPEMMDGRLKTLHPKIHGGLLGRRGIDDTVMAEHGIAAIDLVVVNLYPFEQTVARPDCDLPTAIENIDIGGPTMLRAAAKNHNAVTVVVDAGDYPRVIDEMKNNHGVVDATTRFALATKTFEHTAAYDGAIANYLGATRLDGSKDDFPHTHNRQFRKAQALRYGENPHQKAAFYVETPSATKTAEASVSTAVQLQGKELSFNNIADTDAALECVKQFEQTACVIVKHANPCGVAIADSLLQAYEQAYRTDPTSAFGGIIAFNRPLDAETARTIIERQFVEVIIAPSINHDAKPVLAEKVNVRVLECGQWDRQRSSGLDYKRVTGGLLVQDRDLGMVSQDQLKVVTQRAPSEQEMRDLLFTWQVAKFVKSNAIVYGKDGMTIGVGAGQMSRVYSARIAAIKAADAGLVVQGSVMASDAFFPFRDGLDSAAEVGISAVIQPGGSMRDDEVIAAADEHGIAMVFTGMRHFRH; encoded by the coding sequence ATGACAGCTATCAAACGTGCCCTCATCAGCGTCTCCGACAAAACCGGCATCGTAGAATTTGCCCGCGAGTTACGTGCACTCGGTGTGGAAATCCTCAGCACCGGCGGCACCGCCAGCCTGCTGGCCGACAATGACGTGGACGTCATCGAGGTCTCGGATTACACAGGCTTTCCGGAGATGATGGACGGGCGGCTCAAGACCCTGCATCCCAAAATTCACGGCGGCCTGCTGGGTCGACGCGGGATCGACGATACGGTGATGGCCGAGCACGGCATCGCCGCCATCGACCTCGTGGTGGTGAACCTCTATCCCTTCGAGCAGACCGTGGCCCGGCCCGATTGCGACCTGCCCACGGCCATCGAAAACATTGACATCGGCGGCCCCACCATGTTGCGCGCGGCGGCGAAGAATCATAACGCCGTGACCGTGGTGGTCGACGCCGGTGACTACCCGCGCGTCATCGACGAAATGAAAAACAACCATGGCGTCGTCGATGCGACCACCCGCTTTGCCCTCGCCACCAAGACCTTCGAACACACCGCCGCCTACGACGGGGCCATCGCCAACTATCTCGGCGCGACCCGGCTGGACGGCAGCAAGGACGACTTTCCCCACACCCACAATCGCCAGTTCCGCAAGGCACAGGCACTGCGCTATGGCGAAAATCCGCATCAGAAGGCCGCCTTCTATGTCGAAACCCCTTCCGCAACAAAAACGGCCGAGGCCTCCGTCTCCACCGCCGTGCAGCTGCAGGGCAAGGAGCTGTCCTTCAACAACATCGCGGATACCGATGCCGCGCTGGAGTGCGTCAAGCAGTTCGAACAGACCGCCTGCGTGATCGTCAAGCACGCCAATCCCTGCGGCGTGGCGATTGCTGACAGCCTGCTGCAGGCCTACGAGCAGGCCTACCGCACCGACCCCACCTCGGCCTTTGGCGGCATCATCGCCTTCAACCGGCCACTGGACGCCGAGACGGCCAGGACCATCATCGAGCGTCAGTTTGTGGAGGTGATCATCGCCCCCAGCATCAACCATGACGCCAAGCCGGTACTGGCGGAGAAGGTCAACGTGCGGGTGCTGGAGTGCGGCCAGTGGGATCGTCAGCGCAGCTCTGGTTTAGACTACAAACGCGTCACCGGCGGCCTGCTGGTGCAGGACCGCGACCTGGGCATGGTCAGCCAGGACCAACTAAAAGTAGTCACTCAGCGCGCGCCCAGCGAACAGGAGATGCGGGACCTGCTGTTCACCTGGCAGGTCGCCAAGTTCGTCAAGTCCAACGCCATCGTCTACGGCAAGGACGGCATGACCATCGGCGTCGGCGCCGGCCAGATGAGCCGCGTGTACAGCGCGCGCATCGCCGCCATCAAGGCAGCCGATGCGGGGCTGGTGGTGCAGGGGTCGGTGATGGCCAGCGACGCCTTCTTCCCCTTCCGCGACGGCCTGGACAGCGCCGCCGAGGTCGGCATCAGCGCGGTAATCCAGCCCGGCGGCTCCATGCGCGACGACGAGGTGATTGCCGCCGCCGACGAACACGGCATCGCCATGGTGTTTACCGGCATGCGTCACTTCCGGCATTAA
- a CDS encoding tetratricopeptide repeat protein — protein sequence MKYLSVPVWLGFWVATLASQAVAGFDEAVTAANDGNFALAYGEFSALAEQGDARAQQALAWMYYEGQGRPRDYGQAVYWYQKAAEQGNVTAQINLAQMYAYGQGVVQDFAQAAHWWERLAEQGDSRAQSALAGLYYQGVGVVQDIARALALWGEAARQGIIDAQRNLGLLYGKGQGVPQDDVQAYAWLSAAALQDDGTAAQSRDYALSQLTAEQRNAAEALAKEYAEKYVEPFREKNARPH from the coding sequence ATGAAATATCTGTCAGTGCCGGTGTGGTTGGGTTTTTGGGTGGCAACGTTGGCCTCACAGGCCGTGGCCGGATTTGATGAGGCGGTCACCGCCGCCAATGATGGCAACTTTGCGCTGGCCTATGGTGAATTTTCCGCCCTGGCCGAGCAGGGGGATGCGCGCGCCCAGCAGGCCCTGGCCTGGATGTATTACGAAGGACAGGGACGGCCGCGCGATTATGGGCAGGCGGTGTACTGGTATCAAAAGGCGGCCGAGCAGGGCAATGTTACGGCGCAGATCAACCTGGCCCAGATGTATGCCTACGGCCAGGGGGTGGTGCAGGACTTTGCCCAGGCGGCGCACTGGTGGGAGCGGCTGGCCGAGCAGGGCGACAGCCGGGCGCAGTCGGCCCTGGCCGGGCTGTACTATCAGGGTGTGGGCGTGGTGCAGGATATCGCCAGGGCACTGGCCTTGTGGGGCGAGGCCGCCCGGCAGGGCATTATCGATGCGCAGCGTAATCTGGGCCTGTTGTACGGCAAGGGTCAGGGTGTGCCGCAGGATGATGTGCAGGCCTATGCCTGGCTGAGTGCCGCCGCGCTACAGGATGACGGCACGGCAGCGCAGAGCCGCGATTACGCCCTGTCGCAATTGACGGCCGAACAGCGCAACGCCGCCGAGGCCCTGGCAAAAGAGTATGCGGAAAAATACGTCGAGCCGTTCCGGGAAAAGAATGCCAGGCCGCATTGA
- a CDS encoding tetratricopeptide repeat protein: MRTLANKSLPAWLFLLCLLVFGRGLTGDYVMDDWPVIKENSRITDSQYIPDYFTAGVWANTDLAGESGLNDHSLYRPLFLLTLNIGHRLWGDNAFAYHALNLVLHGINTILVYLLISGFWTSASRMTAGMASAIFAVHPVHVESVSWIAGLTDPLVSLFLLGGFLLHRRSRQGAAPLAAIGAPLCYALALLSKETALLLPLLLISYDALFHRSALKTPAALLRYLPYVLLLALYLVLRSNALDGGESGLWSRMDFHNWPLLLEFFAHYIQLLFLPWPLEYYYSSPRVGSLALLTGGLLIGGGLFYLQRAMRHGHRLYLLAVAWIILFLLPALPIALFAEPVFATRVLYLPSVGVALLIAWLIHHTQGLANASPAERSAPRISAASVKAITPIMLLSFSMLSLVETDDWQNDIAFYTQAMKTSPESFKPVAGLAAAQSRENNTDYAIDLYLRAMQLAPELSDQLDFQENAALLYGQSGNANKSEELYREILRRDPRRSSAWVGLGNNALARNNTQQALEFYQRAYQTDPNNFVASYNLMLLYQRLGKLQEAARFRSISQRLQATQ; the protein is encoded by the coding sequence ATGCGCACACTCGCTAACAAATCGCTGCCCGCCTGGTTATTCCTGCTCTGCCTGCTGGTGTTCGGCCGCGGGCTGACGGGCGATTATGTCATGGATGACTGGCCGGTCATCAAGGAAAACAGCCGGATCACCGACAGCCAGTATATCCCCGACTATTTCACCGCCGGGGTGTGGGCCAATACCGACCTGGCCGGCGAGAGCGGCCTCAACGACCACAGTCTGTATCGCCCCCTGTTCCTGCTCACCCTCAATATAGGCCACCGGTTATGGGGCGATAACGCCTTTGCCTATCACGCCCTCAACCTGGTGCTGCACGGCATCAACACCATCCTGGTGTACCTGCTGATCAGCGGGTTCTGGACATCGGCATCGCGCATGACCGCCGGCATGGCCAGCGCCATCTTTGCCGTGCACCCGGTACACGTCGAATCGGTGAGCTGGATCGCCGGCCTCACCGACCCCCTGGTTTCCCTGTTTCTACTCGGCGGCTTTCTGCTGCACCGCCGTTCACGACAGGGGGCCGCGCCGCTGGCCGCCATCGGCGCGCCACTGTGTTACGCGCTGGCGCTGCTCTCCAAGGAGACCGCCCTGCTGTTGCCGCTGCTGCTCATCAGTTATGACGCGCTGTTTCATCGCAGCGCGCTGAAAACACCCGCCGCCCTGTTACGCTACCTGCCCTACGTGCTGTTGTTGGCCCTGTACCTTGTATTGCGCAGCAACGCCCTGGATGGCGGCGAGTCGGGGCTGTGGTCACGCATGGATTTTCACAACTGGCCGCTACTGCTGGAGTTCTTCGCCCACTACATACAGTTACTCTTCCTGCCCTGGCCGCTGGAATATTATTACTCGTCGCCCCGGGTCGGCAGCCTGGCGCTGCTCACCGGCGGACTACTGATCGGCGGCGGCCTGTTCTATCTGCAGCGGGCAATGCGCCATGGCCACAGACTGTACCTGCTGGCCGTGGCATGGATCATCCTCTTCCTGTTACCCGCACTACCCATCGCCCTGTTCGCCGAACCGGTATTCGCCACCCGCGTACTGTATCTGCCCTCGGTGGGTGTCGCGCTGCTGATTGCCTGGCTGATCCACCATACCCAGGGGCTGGCAAACGCCAGCCCGGCCGAGCGCAGCGCGCCAAGGATCAGCGCGGCCTCCGTCAAGGCCATCACCCCCATCATGCTGCTGAGCTTCAGCATGCTCAGCCTGGTCGAGACGGATGACTGGCAGAATGATATCGCCTTTTACACCCAGGCGATGAAGACCAGCCCCGAATCGTTTAAGCCCGTTGCCGGCCTCGCCGCCGCCCAGTCGCGGGAGAATAATACCGATTACGCCATCGACCTTTATCTGCGGGCGATGCAGCTGGCGCCGGAGCTATCCGACCAGCTCGACTTCCAGGAGAATGCGGCCCTGCTCTATGGACAGAGCGGCAATGCCAACAAGAGTGAGGAACTCTATCGCGAGATTCTGCGCCGCGACCCCAGGCGCTCATCGGCCTGGGTGGGCCTGGGCAACAACGCCCTGGCGCGCAACAACACCCAGCAGGCGCTGGAATTTTATCAACGGGCCTATCAGACAGACCCCAACAATTTTGTCGCCAGCTACAACCTGATGCTGCTCTACCAGCGCCTCGGCAAGTTGCAGGAGGCCGCGCGTTTTCGCAGCATCAGCCAGCGCCTGCAGGCCACTCAGTAG
- a CDS encoding peptidase M42, giving the protein MPVLSIEYIDLLKAMIRQPSVVGAEHSFFRVLQRELEERGAKVTWYDGLLVAQGKNPFSTMFSAHIDRHGLICTGPDEFQYAAFIAANRSDLLNNSVSEELMSKITGRFQSVPVFAYEPWSGAYRGKGIIKKSYVCEFRNNLIFEIEGLGNVVAGTPVAFKDKLKINNARLEGQLDNVLTAAAIVHLFSLGFEGTAFFTAQEEAGKSWHYLLEWFRRFGGSTNRLFVVDTSPFPNVESANRQLLVLREKDANAAFNKEATLLIENLCRKHAISFVYKDRYVEADNARLISIGEAPHSLGSTEMGRIIAASKGLVDGTTIQIPTNGYHTMEESVSCDSVDAFIQLLTALFTESL; this is encoded by the coding sequence ATGCCGGTGTTAAGTATCGAATATATAGATCTATTGAAGGCGATGATACGTCAGCCCAGTGTGGTTGGCGCCGAGCATTCATTCTTTCGGGTGTTGCAGCGTGAGCTGGAAGAGCGCGGTGCGAAGGTCACCTGGTATGACGGACTGCTGGTCGCCCAGGGCAAGAACCCGTTCAGCACCATGTTCTCCGCGCACATCGATCGCCATGGCCTGATCTGCACCGGTCCGGATGAATTCCAGTATGCCGCCTTTATCGCCGCCAACCGCTCTGATCTGTTAAACAATTCTGTCTCCGAGGAATTGATGTCAAAAATTACCGGGCGCTTCCAGTCGGTGCCGGTATTCGCCTACGAGCCCTGGTCGGGTGCCTACCGCGGTAAGGGCATTATCAAGAAATCCTATGTGTGTGAATTCAGAAACAACCTGATCTTCGAGATCGAGGGGCTGGGTAACGTGGTGGCGGGCACCCCGGTGGCGTTTAAGGATAAGCTGAAAATCAATAATGCCCGGCTGGAAGGCCAGCTGGATAATGTACTGACCGCTGCGGCGATTGTGCACCTGTTCAGTCTCGGCTTCGAGGGCACCGCCTTTTTTACCGCCCAGGAAGAGGCCGGCAAGAGCTGGCACTATCTGCTGGAATGGTTTCGCCGGTTTGGCGGTTCGACGAATCGACTGTTCGTGGTGGACACCAGTCCTTTTCCCAACGTCGAGTCGGCAAATCGGCAGCTGCTGGTGTTGCGGGAGAAGGATGCCAATGCCGCCTTTAATAAAGAGGCGACGCTGCTGATTGAAAATCTGTGCCGCAAACACGCGATCAGCTTTGTCTACAAAGATCGATACGTCGAGGCGGATAACGCCCGCCTGATCAGCATCGGCGAGGCGCCCCATTCGCTCGGCAGTACCGAGATGGGCCGCATCATCGCGGCCTCGAAGGGGCTGGTGGATGGCACTACCATACAGATACCGACCAATGGCTATCACACCATGGAAGAGTCGGTATCCTGCGATTCCGTGGATGCCTTTATCCAGTTACTGACGGCCTTGTTCACTGAAAGCCTGTGA